From one Lolium rigidum isolate FL_2022 chromosome 4, APGP_CSIRO_Lrig_0.1, whole genome shotgun sequence genomic stretch:
- the LOC124707822 gene encoding probable E3 ubiquitin-protein ligase LUL4 (The sequence of the model RefSeq protein was modified relative to this genomic sequence to represent the inferred CDS: added 63 bases not found in genome assembly): HHHHHGPPPPPPPHHGPPSAAAYYYHQPPPPHAYGPWHPAPQPPHLPPPQPALTGPPPQFVGHQQALKVKNDVNLRKDTIRLLPDPQDPDRRLVSFTFDAVADGSLLIYYFAKEGKDCSFSSVYPDLQTPTKIPFEKGLAQNYVQPSGSGIDLGFFSLDELSNPSEEVFPLVVYAEACPSPEEGGQPVNSTRAQITLAVIEKHNDDLQVKVVKQILWIDGVRYELKEIFGIVNSTETDVPDADDDDAGKECVICLTEPRDTAVFPCRHLCMCSGCAQALSLQSDKCPICRQPIEKLIEIKVRSPEP, translated from the exons GCCTACTACTACCACCAGCCCCCGCCCCCGCACGCCTACGGGCCCTGGCACCCCGCGCCCCAGCCGCCGCAtctcccgccgccgcagcccgccCTCACCGGGCCCCCGCCCCAGTTCGTCGGCCACCAGCAGGCGCTCAAGGTCAAGAACGACGTCAACCTGCGCAAGGACACCATCCGGCTCCTGCCCGACCCCCAAGACCCCGACCGCCGCCTCGTCTCCTTCACCTTCGACGCCGTCGCCGACGGAAG CTTACTTATATACTACTTCGCCAAGGAAGGAAAAGACTGCAGCTTCTCTTCAGTGTATCCTGACTTACAGACACCAAcaaagatacctttcgagaaaggCCTGGCTCAGAACTATGTCCAGCCCTCTGGCTCTGGCATCGACTTGGGATTCTTTTCGCTGGACGAGCTTTCAAATCCCTCAGAGGAAGTGTTCCCGCTGGTTGTCTACGCGGAAGCTTGCCCGTCTCCTGAGGAAGGTGGTCAGCCAGTGAACTCCACTCGGGCACAGATCACTCTTGCTGTTATAGAGAAGCATAACGATGACCTTCAAGTCAAAGTTGTCAAGCAAATACTGTGGATTGATGGAGTGCGATATGAGCTGAAAGAAATTTTCGGGATTGTCAACTCCACGGAAACTGATGTCCctgatgctgatgatgatgacgcGGGAAAAGAATGTGTCATCTGCTTGACGGAGCCAAGGGACACGGCTGTTTTCCCGTGTAGGCATTTG TGTATGTGCAGTGGGTGCGCACAAGCTCTAAGTCTTCAGTCAGACAAATGCCCCATATGCAGACAACCTATCGAGAAACTAATAGAGATCAAAGTTAGAAGTCCTGAGCCGTAA